The Streptomyces sp. NBC_01317 genomic interval AGCGTCCCGCACCGCACGACGGCCACGGCCCCGAAACGCCGTACCCCCAGATCCCCCACGGAGCGGCCGAGGAGCGTGGTGACCATGTAGGCGTTGTACGGGACGGTCGCCAGCTCCTCCGAGCTGCCGAGGACGTCGTGGAGGTACTTGGCGCTCCAGTTCGACACGGTGGAGTCACCGATGTAGGCGAACGCCATGACGAGGCAGAGCGGCAACAGCAGCTTGAAAACCAGGGGCTTGGCGACCACAGGCTCGCCGCCGCTGTCCTGAGGACCGGGCGGGACGGTCTCGGCGGCCTTGTACCAGTGCCCGCCGACCAGCGCGGCCGGCACCAGCACGGCCACCACCGGCAGATACGAGACCAGCAGGGACAGGTCGATGTGCACGCCCACCCAGGCGAGCGAGGCACCGGCGATCCCGCCGAGGCTGTACGCCGCGTGAAAGCCGATCATGATGCTCCGGCCGTACGCCCGTTGGAGCCGTACGCCGAGCATGTTCATCGAGGCGTCCAGCGCCCCCATCGCCAGCCCGAACGCCGCCAGGGCGAGGGCGAGCTGCCACACCTCACGGCCGGCGCCGACGCCGAGGAGGGCGAGGAGCAGGACGGGCTGGGTCCCCCGCAGCAGCGCACCGGGCCGGACGCGGAGGACCAACTTCTCGGTGACCACGCTGCCGACGCCCGCGAGGATCGGCACGGCGGCGAGGAAGACCGGCAGCACGCCGTCGGATATCCCGTACCGGTCCTGGATGCCGGGGATACGGGTGACGAGCAGGGCGAAGGCCACCCCCTGGACGAAGAAGCCCAGCGCCAGGGAGGCCCGTCCGTGCCGCAACCGCACATCTGTCATGGCCGGACAGCGTAGGGCGCCGCCCTACCCATGGGTAGATGGATCAGGCGAGCAATCCGGGCAGTTCGTCCATGGTGGAGAAATGGCCGTCGGCCCCGGAGAGTCGCGCGGCGGGCGTCATCGCGGTGAAGGCGTACACCTCCATGCCGGCGGCGCGCGCGGCCGCGACGCCCAGCGGGCTGTCCTCGACCACCACACAGCGGTCGGGGGCCACCCCCATGCGGGCGGCGGCGTGGAGGAAGAGGTCAGGGGCGGGTTTCCCCCGTCCGACGTCCTGCGCGCTGAAGATGACGGCGTCGTCGAACCACCGGTCCAGCCCGGTCTTCCGGTGCCCGACCCGGATCCGCTCGTGGCTCCCGGAGGAGGCGACGCAGTACGGCACCCCGTCGGCGGCCAGCTTCCCCAGCAGCTCCACCACCCCGTCGACCGGCCTCAACTCCCGTTCGAAGGCGGCGAAGACGCGTGCGTGCAGGACGTCGTCGAAGTCGGCGGGCAGCAGCTGCCCGGTGCGCTCCTTCACCAGGTCGTGGACGCGGTGCACGGCGGCTCCCATGTAGTCGCGCAGGGAGTCCTCGTAGGAGGTGGGGTGGCCCAACTCGGTGAGATAGCCGGCCAGGATGGTGTTGGAAAGGGGCTCGCTGTCGACGAGCACACCGTCGTTGTCGAAGATGACCAATTCGTAGCGCATGCCCCTGACCCTAAACGCAAGAATGCCCTGTACCAGAAGGTACAGGGCATTCCCACGATCAAAGATTGTTCGGCGGCGTCCTACTCTCCCACAGGGTCCCCCCTGCAGTACCATCGGCGCTACGAGGCTTAGCTTCCGGGTTCGGAATGTAACCGGGCGTTTCCCTCACGCAATGACCACCGAAACACTATGAAGACATCGAAAAGCTGGATGACAACACGGCTCTTCGTTACTTCAGAACTAACACAGTGGACGCGAGCAACTGAGGACAAGCCCTCGGCCTATTAGTACCAGTCAGCTTCGACCGTTACCGGTCTTCCACATCTGGCCTATCAACCCAGTCGTCTACTGGGAGCCTTAACCCCTCAAGGGGGTGGGAGTTCTCATCTCGAAGCAGGCTTCCCGCTTAGATGCTTTCAGCGGTTATCCCTCCCGAACGTAGCCAACCAGCCATGCCCTTGGCAGAACAACTGGCACACCAGAGGTTCGTCCGTCCCGGTCCTCTCGTACTAGGGACAGCCCTTCTCAAAACTCCTACGCGCACAGCGGATAGGGACCGAACTGTCTCACGACGTTCTAAACCCAGCTCGCGTACCGCTTTAATGGGCGAACAGCCCAACCCTTGGGACCGACTCCAGCCCCAGGATGCGACGAGCCGACATCGAGGTGCCAAACCATCCCGTCGATATGGACTCTTGGGGAAGATCAGCCTGTTATCCCCGGGGTACCTTTTATCCGTTGAGCGACGGCGCTTCCACAAGCCACCGCCGGATCACTAGTCCCGACTTTCGTCCCTGCTCGACCCGTCGGTCTCACAGTCAAGCTCCCTTGTGCACTTA includes:
- a CDS encoding MFS transporter, whose amino-acid sequence is MTDVRLRHGRASLALGFFVQGVAFALLVTRIPGIQDRYGISDGVLPVFLAAVPILAGVGSVVTEKLVLRVRPGALLRGTQPVLLLALLGVGAGREVWQLALALAAFGLAMGALDASMNMLGVRLQRAYGRSIMIGFHAAYSLGGIAGASLAWVGVHIDLSLLVSYLPVVAVLVPAALVGGHWYKAAETVPPGPQDSGGEPVVAKPLVFKLLLPLCLVMAFAYIGDSTVSNWSAKYLHDVLGSSEELATVPYNAYMVTTLLGRSVGDLGVRRFGAVAVVRCGTLLAGLGFGVVAVAPGAWAGIAGFTLLGLGLCVIVPQTFAAAGRLFPDASDAAVARLNIFNYVGFLVGSPLVGALGDAWSYRGAMLVPMVMVLVTFVYTRSFEADPARYGGGHERSRTADVG
- a CDS encoding HAD family hydrolase encodes the protein MRYELVIFDNDGVLVDSEPLSNTILAGYLTELGHPTSYEDSLRDYMGAAVHRVHDLVKERTGQLLPADFDDVLHARVFAAFERELRPVDGVVELLGKLAADGVPYCVASSGSHERIRVGHRKTGLDRWFDDAVIFSAQDVGRGKPAPDLFLHAAARMGVAPDRCVVVEDSPLGVAAARAAGMEVYAFTAMTPAARLSGADGHFSTMDELPGLLA